The proteins below are encoded in one region of Scyliorhinus torazame isolate Kashiwa2021f chromosome 8, sScyTor2.1, whole genome shotgun sequence:
- the klhl15 gene encoding kelch-like protein 15 — protein sequence MLTSVEPPLGRSTGRLGLRTSSRVSSMLLHAHSTEGALAAGALMAGNVDVYNSSVHDSCVSSGFKTLYEEGLLFDVTLVIEDHQFQAHKALLATQSDYFRIMFTADMRERDQNKIHLKGLTPTGFSHVLQFMYYGSIELNMSTVHEILQAAMYVQLTEVVKFCCSFLLSKICLDNCAEIMRLLDDFSVNIDGIQEQLDKFLLENFVPLMSRADFLSYLSVEKLLSCLENDQLSRFPEIELFEAAQAWLRHDRSRWRHTDTIVQNVRFCLMNTTSVLEKVKPSEFYRYSRQLRFEVEQALSYFQNINQQPLLEMRSNHIRSAKAQTAVFRGMIGHSMVNSKILLLHRPRVWWELEGPQVPLRPDCLAVVNNFVFLLGGEELGPDGEFHASSKVFRYDPRQNSWLRMSDMSVPRSEFAVGIIGKFIYAVAGRTRDETFYSTERYDITQNKWEFIDPYPVNKYGHEGTVLNNKLYITGGIMSSSTSKQVCVFDPSKEGTVEQRTRRTQVVTTCWENKAKMNYARCFHKMIAHNGKLYVFGGVCVILRASFESQGCPSTEVYNPDTDQWTILASMPIGRSGHGVAVVEKQIIVLGGLCYNGQYSDSILTFDPEENKWKEDEYPRMPCKLDGLQVCSLYFPDFILEHVRRCT from the exons ATGTTG ACGAGTGTGGAGCCTCCTTTGGGCAGGAGCACAGGACGGTTGGGTCTGCGGACATCCTCACGGGTTTCATCAATGTTGCTCCACGCTCATTCAACAGAAGGTGCACTTGCAGCAGG GGCATTAATGGCAGGAAACGTGGATGTATACAACTCTTCTGTTCATGACTCCTGCGTGTCTTCAGGGTTTAAAACCTTGTATGAGGAGGGATTGCTGTTTGATGTCACCCTTGTAATTGAGGATCATCAGTTCCAGGCTCACAAGGCACTACTTGCTACGCAGAGTGACTACTTTCGAATAATGTTCACAGCTGACATGAGGGAGCGGGACCAGAACAAGATTCACCTTAAGGGACTGACTCCAACGGGTTTTAGTCATGTGCTTCAGTTTATGTATTATGGCTCCATTGAACTGAACATGAGCACTGTCCATGAGATCCTGCAGGCAGCCATGTATGTCCAGTTGACTGAAGTGGTGAAATTCTGCTGTTCTTTCCTGTTGTCAAAAATCTGCTTGGATAACTGCGCAGAAATCATGCGGCTCTTGGATGATTTCAGTGTTAATATAGACGGTATCCAAGAACAGCTGGACAAGTTCCTGCTCGAGAATTTCGTGCCACTCATGTCCCGAGCTGACTTTCTGTCCTACTTGAGTGTTGAAAAGCTTTTGTCATGTTTGGAGAATGATCAGCTGAGCCGATTCCCAGAGATTGAGCTTTTTGAGGCTGCGCAGGCCTGGCTGCGACATGACAGAAGCCGTTGGAGGCACACAGATACCATTGTTCAGAATGTCAGGTTTTGTCTGATGAATACGACAAGCGTTTTGGAAAAG GTGAAACCATCTGAATTTTATCGCTACTCTCGACAGCTTCGATTTGAGGTTGAGCAGGCTTTAAGTTACTTTCAAAACATTAATCAACAGCCTCTTCTGGAGATGAGATCTAATCACATTCGCTCTGCCAAGGCACAAACTGCAGTTTTCCGAGGAATGATTGGACACAGCATGGTGAATAGCAAGATTCTTTTGCTGCACAGGCCAAGGGTCTGGTGGGAACTGGAGGGTCCACAAGTACCACTGCGACCTGACTGCCTTGCAGTAGTGAACAACTTTGTGTTTCTATTGGGAGGGGAAGAGTTGGGTCCCGATGGTGAGTTTCATGCCTCTTCCAAAGTTTTCAGGTATGATCCCCGACAAAATTCATGGTTGAGAATGTCTGATATGTCTGTCCCCCGATCTGAGTTTGCTGTCGGCATCATTGGAAAATTTATCTATGCTGTGGCAGGGAGAACGAGAGATGAAACCTTTTACTCAACAGAACGTTATGACATTACGCAAAACAAATGGGAATTCATTGATCCATATCCAGTTAATAAATATGGCCATGAAGGAACAGTTCTTAACAATAAGCTGTACATAACTGGTGGCATAATGTCCTCTTCGACCTCTAAACAAGTGTGTGTATTTGATCCCAGTAAAGAAGGGACTGTAGAACAGCGGACAAGGAGAACGCAAGTGGTTACAACATGTTGGGAGAACAAGGCCAAAATGAATTATGCACGCTGCTTTCATAAGAtgattgcccacaatgggaaactctatgtatttggcggtgtgtgtgtgattttacgAGCATCTTTTGAATCTCAAGGCTGTCCATCTACAGAAGTTTATAATCCTGATACTGATCAGTGGACCATCTTAGCATCAATGCCCATAGGTAGAAGTGGACACGGGGTGGCAGTTGTTGAAAAGCAGATAATAGTTCTTGGTGGCCTTTGTTACAATGGTCAGTATAGTGACTCCATACTTACCTTCGATCCAGAAGAAAATAAGTGGAAAGAAGATGAATACCCAAGGATGCCTTGTAAGCTGGATGGCCTACAAGTCTGCAGCCTTTACTTTCCTGACTTCATATTGGAGCATGTTCGGAGATGTACCTAA